The following proteins come from a genomic window of Dreissena polymorpha isolate Duluth1 chromosome 1, UMN_Dpol_1.0, whole genome shotgun sequence:
- the LOC127862133 gene encoding uncharacterized protein LOC127862133 — MYGDKLELQSEKLACALAEAQPENSKELEQVADEDMKLCSEASDSVMELEEFVEKMMILKNKSVIDQADGKLTPSENERLVTVQEQIKDMMNIQIHHQQEFIKYVEKRDKEEQTESSVKLPKLDLNMFYGNKLHWCEFWDAFECTIHRNEKLSDIEKFSYLQSKIGGDAKRAIAGLARSGASTFL, encoded by the coding sequence atgtatgGCGATAAATTAGAACTTCAGTCTGAAAAGCTTGCTTGTGCTTTAGCAGAGGCCCAGCCTGAAAACTCAAAAGAATTGGAACAAGTTGCAGATGAGGATATGAAGTTGTGTTCTGAAGCTTCAGACAGTGTTATGGAATTAGAAGAATTTGTTGAAAAGATGATGATTCTCAAGAATAAATCAGTTATTGATCAAGCAGACGGAAAACTTACTCCTTCGGAAAATGAGAGGCTAGTGACTGTACAAGAACAAATAAAAGATAtgatgaatattcaaatacaccATCAACAAGAATTCATAAAGTATGTGGAGAAACGAGATAAAGAGGAACAGACTGAATCTTCAGTTAAACTTCCTAAACTGgatttgaatatgttttatggAAACAAATTACATTGGTGCGAATTCTGGGACGCCTTTGAGTGTACCATCCATAGAAACGAAAAGCTATCGGACATAGAAAAGTTCAGTTATCTACAGAGTAAAATTGGCGGTGACGCTAAGCGTGCTATTGCTGGCCTAGCGAGATCAGGAGCAAGCACCTTCCTATAA